In Pectobacterium actinidiae, the DNA window GATGGCGTCTATTCTGCCGATCCAGTGAAAGATCCTACAGCGACGATGTATGAAACGCTAACTTATCAAGACGTGTTAGAACGTGAGCTGAAAGTCATGGATCTTGCCGCGTTCACGCTGGCACGCGACCATAATTTACCAATCCGTGTTTTCAACATGAACAAGCCTGGCGCACTGCGTCGCGTTGTCATGGGTGAAAAAGAAGGGACGTTGATTAGTCAGTAATAACGGCTAATCCCGATTATAGGGTAATATATTCTCAGTATTGCTCTATACGCCAGCCACGCGCTGGCATTAATTATTCACCGGGTCATGCACTGCATGGCCTGCCAGGCAACCAGTTTTCAAGGGTTCACAACGTGACTAATGAAATCAGAAAAGATGCTGAAACGCGCATGGACAAATGTGTTGAAGCGTTTAAAAATCAGATCAGCAAAATCCGTACCGGCCGTGCATCGCCTAGCATTCTCGATGGCATCCAGGTTGAATATTATGGCAGCGCAACGCCACTGCGTCAGGTTGCTAACGTTGTCGTAGAAGATTCCCGCACGCTGGCGATTACGGTATTTGATCGTTCGCTTGGCCCAGCGGTTGAGAAAGCGATCATGGCCTCCGATCTCGGCCTGAACCCGTCTTCAGCTGGTACAGTAATCCGTGTTCCACTGCCACCACTGACGGAAGAACGTCGTAAAGATCTGATCAAAGTCGTTCGCGGTGAAGCGGAGCAAGGGCGCGTTTCTGTACGTAACGTGCGCCGCGATGCTAACGACAAACTGAAAGCGCTGCTTAAAGATAAAGCGATCAGTGAAGATGAAGAACGTCGTGCTCAGGACGACGTGCAGAAACTGACTGATAACTTCATTAAGAAAGTGGATGTGGCTCTGGCAGAAAAAGAAGCGGAGCTGATGGAGTTCTAATCAGCCTGTTGGATAGTGCGTCGCAGGGAGCGTGTGGGCTGGCCCCCTTTTTCCTACGGCGCTTTATTTTTATACTCGTCATTCTTCACGTTGCATGTGTGTTGGCCGCGTTCAGCCACCCGAATCACTTACTTGAGTAAGCTCATCGGGATGCCATCTCTAGCCGCCTGCCTGAAACGTGAATTATGTAGAGTATTACAATGGTTATGCAAGGAATGGGTGAAGGCTAGCCCCTCTGGGTAGTAAACAATTTTTTGCTAGGTATATGCTTGTGGCTGTCGTGACTGTGATCGAGAGCAGAGATATATCATGGTAATCGTCTCAGACTCGTGTACCTTCCTGTCATCAAATCCGGTTATTCAGAGCATTTTTAATGAAGCAACTGACAATTCTTGGTTCCACTGGCTCTATTGGCGTCAGTTCGCTGGCCGTCATTAATGCCAACCCCGATAAATTTGCTGTACGCGCGCTCTCTGCCGGACACAACGTCAAGTTGATGTTAGAGCAGTGCCTCGCTTTCCAACCCGCTTATGCCTCAATGGCGGATGAAGCCTCTGCAACCGCCCTGCGCCAGCAGTTGGCGGGCTATGGTTGCAAAACGGAAGTGCTGGCAGGCGTTCAGGCCGCGTGTGACCTTGCTGCATTAGATGGCGTTGATCAGGTCATGGCCGCGATTGTGGGGGCCGCTGGATTATTGCCGACGCTGGCAGCAATCCATGCCGGAAAACAGGTGTTGTTGGCGAACAAAGAATCACTGGTTACCTGTGGGCGTCTCTTCATGGATGCTGTGGCGCAAAGTGACGCGCAGCTTTTACCGATTGATAGTGAACATAATGCGATTTTTCAGAGTTTACCTGAGCAAATTCAGCGCCAATTAGGCTACGCTTCATTGTCGCAGCATGGGGTCGAACGTATTGTTCTGACTGGCTCCGGTGGGCCGTTTCGTGAAACGCCGGTGTCGGCGCTGGCGGATATGACGCCAGATCAGGCGTGCGCGCACCCAAACTGGTCAATGGGGCGCAAAATTTCGGTTGATTCTGCCACGATGATGAACAAGGGGCTGGAGTATATCGAAGCGCGCTGGCTGTTTAATGCTTCTGCCGAAGAGATGGAAGTCATTATCCATCCGCAGTCGGTGATTCACTCGATGGTACGTTACCGTGATGGCAGCGTTCTAGCGCAGTTGGGATCGCCCGATATGCGTACGCCGATTGCTCATGCCATGGCGTATCCTGAACGTGTGACATCGGGGGCAAAAGCGTTAGATTTTTGCCAGATTGGCGAGCTGACATTTTTAGCCCCAGACTATGCGCGCTACCCTTGTTTACAGCTCGCTATTGATGCCTGTAATCATGGTCAGTCGGCCACCACGGCGTTGAACGCCGCAAATGAAATTGCGGTAGCGGCATTTTTGCAGTCGCAAATCCGTTTTACGGATATTGCAGCGGTAAATCGTCAGGTTATTGAACAACTTACATTACCAGAACCCGCCAGCGTTGATGATGTTCTGTTTATCGACGGCTGGGCCAGACAGGCCGCAACACAGACCCTGATACATTACGCGCGGTAGCCGGATAGACCCATGGCACAATTTGTTCATGTGCGGTGGAGGTGGTATAGTCTGCGCCACTCAATGGTTGATTATGCGAAAATTGTTTAATCGACTGTGAAGCTAAGCCGTGATCGTTCACGGCTTTTTTTGCGCTAACGGGGTCTGATGTTACGGAAGGACTGTTGTATTTCTTGCTTGAGGAAATAAGTACGCGTTATGCCGTCCGATAATCAAAAAAATACTAACGATCTGCCACCCGCCGGGCCGCGGCATGTTGCCATTATCATGGATGGCAATGGTCGCTGGGCGAAAAGCCGGGGGAAAATGCGGATTTTTGGCCATCAGGCTGGTGTAAAGGCTGTGCGACGTTCGGTCAGTTTTGCAGTGAGCCAAGGGCTGGATGCACTGACACTTTACGCATTTAGCAGTGAAAACTGGAACCGTCCGGCGCAGGAAGTTTCCGCACTCATGGAACTGTTTGTTAGGGCGCTGGACAGCGAAGTGAAAAGCTTGCACAAGCACAATGTCCGCCTGCGGGTCATTGGCGATATCGGCCGCTTCAGTCCGCGTTTGCAAGAACGAATCCGCCGTTCAGAAGCACTGACAGAAAAGAATCAGGGGCTCACACTGAATATTGCCGCGAATTATGGCGGCCGTTGGGATATTATTCAGGGAGTACGGCAACTTGCAGAGCAGGTGCAGGAAGGCATTCTGCGCCCTGATAGCATTAATGAAGCGTCATTATGTCAGTACATCTGTCTGAATGATCTGGCTCCGGTTGATTTGGTGATCAGAACCGGTGGAGAACACCGCATCAGTAATTTTCTTCTGTGGCAAATTGCTTATGCTGAATTTTACTTTACTGATGTCCTCTGGCCTGATTTCGATGAACAAGTCTTTGAAGGTGCGCTGAATGCTTTTGCACAACGCGAGCGCCGCTTCGGGGGAACAACACCTATCGATGCTGATGCATCCTAGGGGGAACTTTTGCTGAAGTATCGCCTGATTACTGCTTTTATTTTGATCCCGATTGTTATTGCAGCACTTTTCTTGCTGCCTCCTCTGGGATTCACGTTGGTTACGCTAGCTGTCTGTATGCTAGCGGCGTGGGAATGGGGCCAGTTGGCGGGGTTTGCCTCTTATGGTCAACGCCTATGGCTCGCGATCCTGTGTGGTTTCTTGCTGGCGTTGATGCTGTTATCACTCCCGGCCTACCATTATTCCGTTCATATTCCGCAAATCAGTATCGCGCTGTGGTCATCACTGGTGTGGTGGGGTGTCGCGCTGCTGTTGGTGCTGTTCTATCCGGCTTCTGCTTCATTCTGGCGTCATTCGCGTACATTGCGACTGGTGTTCGGTATCATGACGATCGTGCCGTTTTTCTGGGGCATGGTCGCGCTTCGCCATTACGATTA includes these proteins:
- the ispU gene encoding (2E,6E)-farnesyl-diphosphate-specific ditrans,polycis-undecaprenyl-diphosphate synthase, giving the protein MPSDNQKNTNDLPPAGPRHVAIIMDGNGRWAKSRGKMRIFGHQAGVKAVRRSVSFAVSQGLDALTLYAFSSENWNRPAQEVSALMELFVRALDSEVKSLHKHNVRLRVIGDIGRFSPRLQERIRRSEALTEKNQGLTLNIAANYGGRWDIIQGVRQLAEQVQEGILRPDSINEASLCQYICLNDLAPVDLVIRTGGEHRISNFLLWQIAYAEFYFTDVLWPDFDEQVFEGALNAFAQRERRFGGTTPIDADAS
- the frr gene encoding ribosome recycling factor; translated protein: MTNEIRKDAETRMDKCVEAFKNQISKIRTGRASPSILDGIQVEYYGSATPLRQVANVVVEDSRTLAITVFDRSLGPAVEKAIMASDLGLNPSSAGTVIRVPLPPLTEERRKDLIKVVRGEAEQGRVSVRNVRRDANDKLKALLKDKAISEDEERRAQDDVQKLTDNFIKKVDVALAEKEAELMEF
- the cdsA gene encoding phosphatidate cytidylyltransferase is translated as MLKYRLITAFILIPIVIAALFLLPPLGFTLVTLAVCMLAAWEWGQLAGFASYGQRLWLAILCGFLLALMLLSLPAYHYSVHIPQISIALWSSLVWWGVALLLVLFYPASASFWRHSRTLRLVFGIMTIVPFFWGMVALRHYDYAINPFAGAWWLLYVMLLVWGADSGAYMFGKLFGKRKLAPKVSPGKTWEGFLGGLATSALISVLFSLYAPLTVAPATLLICSIAAALASVLGDLTESMFKREAGIKDSSHLIPGHGGVLDRIDSLTAAVPVFSCLMLLLFKVA
- the ispC gene encoding 1-deoxy-D-xylulose-5-phosphate reductoisomerase, whose product is MKQLTILGSTGSIGVSSLAVINANPDKFAVRALSAGHNVKLMLEQCLAFQPAYASMADEASATALRQQLAGYGCKTEVLAGVQAACDLAALDGVDQVMAAIVGAAGLLPTLAAIHAGKQVLLANKESLVTCGRLFMDAVAQSDAQLLPIDSEHNAIFQSLPEQIQRQLGYASLSQHGVERIVLTGSGGPFRETPVSALADMTPDQACAHPNWSMGRKISVDSATMMNKGLEYIEARWLFNASAEEMEVIIHPQSVIHSMVRYRDGSVLAQLGSPDMRTPIAHAMAYPERVTSGAKALDFCQIGELTFLAPDYARYPCLQLAIDACNHGQSATTALNAANEIAVAAFLQSQIRFTDIAAVNRQVIEQLTLPEPASVDDVLFIDGWARQAATQTLIHYAR